CCTCTTCCTTATCGGTAAGAAATGCCACCAAGTGCTGGATAAAGAGGTGGTTTTCATACCATTTCAGCATGGTCTTCTGGAGTTCGCTCATGCGTTCATGAACCTCCTGGACAAAGATGGGGTTAAAACCGGATTCAATCCTAAGGTTTTCAAGGGCAGTAATGACACGAATGCCTTCATAAATATCCTTGAGTACTTTGCTGTCAAGTTTTCCATTGTTGTCCACCTGAAAAAAACTCAGTTCCTCGTTGATGATTTGTGTAGTTGCGGTATTGATCATTAAGGGTTTTATGCCTTTACTGTAATGATGGGCTTCATGATAAAGTGTCTCCCAAATCTGTAAAGGACTGGAAATGATCAGGTCGTAAACTTCATTGTACAACTGGTTCTTTTCTGTTTCCAGGGATTTAAGGTAAGCATGAAAGGCAGGGTTTTCTTTTAGTTTCAGGGCCTCGGTTTGGGCCATGATCATCTTGATATGTTTGGTTTTTTTTAACCCTTTGAATATTTTTTTGAAGGGAGAAAAAAGCCTGAATTTTAACTGTTCTTCCTCGAAATGGATTTTGGATAGTAAATCTATGTAGATTTCCAGGAAGATCAGTTTGTTTTCCAATTCCAGGGCTTTTTTTCCCCGGTATTGTTTGCTCAGCGCATCAAAAGCTGATTTGGCTGCTTCGAATTGTTGTTGGAACAGCGCAAAGATGGGAGAGACCTTTCCTTTCATGGTTTAAGAAATACGTACTAAAGTGGCTCCATAGCCGAAACGGCTTTTCTGTGTATCCTGAAAGTACTTAATATTTTCCAATTGGCTAAGGTACTTGTGGATTTCTTTTCTGAGAACCCCGTTTCCGATCCCATGTATAAATGTTATTTCATCCATTCCGCTGGCGATGGCGTAATTGAGATTTTTTTCAAAAGTCTCCATTTGTAACCTGAGCATTTCCGAATTGCTCATAAAGGGATGGTCATTGGTAAGTTTTTCTATGTGAAGATCTACTTCTTTGGGTGGTTTCTTGAACTCTTGCTTTGGCGTAACAGCATGTTCATTGAGCTCCTCATTCAATTGTTGGATATCAATTTCTTTGGTTGATTCAGACATTTTGAAGACATAGCCGGATTTGTTCAGCACCGGAGCCGTGCCTTTGCTTTTGAAAAATGCAGAGGCTTTGAATTTGAGCTTTCTTTCAAAAGAAGGCTGTGTTTTTTCGATTTTTTTATGGATAGGAAAGAATTGGATCAACAATGGTGGCCATTCTTCAAATTGCTGGATGGATTTTTCTCCGATTTTTTTAGAGTTCTTGGCAGGAAGCATTTCAGCAAGAATTGTTTGCCTGTTTTCTCCATACAATTCCGAAGCGATGACCAAATAATCCCTATCAGCGTTGTTGCAAAGGTAAATACTCAGTTCCTTGTCATTGAGTGGGATATAGGCAAGAAAAACACTTTTTTCGTTGCTGTCCGTTTTTTGGGGTTTTGATCCTATCTGGCTTATTGCTTCGGGTTTTTCTCCTCCAAAATGCTGTGCCTCTACGGCAGAAATTACCACCACCTCATTTTTGAGGGCAGGGATTCTAAATCCGTCCTCAATTTCTATCTCCACTCTACCACCGGCAGAAATTTTTGTAATGATTCCTTCTTCATTGCCATGAAGCAATCTTACTCTGTCCCCTACATTCATGAATTCAAAGCGTTTTTGTATGTTTCTATTGCCCTTTCCCTGGCAAATTTATGATCTACCATGGGTTTGGGGTAAGCTGGGGTACCAAATTCAGGCACCCATTTTTTGATGTATTTGAGTTCTTTGTCAAATTTTTCTGTTTGGGAATCAGGGTTGAATACCCTGAAATAGGGCTGTGCATCTGTACCTGTTCCTGCTGCCCATTGCCAGCCTCCATTGTTGGAAGAGAGTTCAAAGTCCAGCAATTTTTTCGCAAAATAAGCTTCTCCCCATCTCCAGTCAATCAAAAGATGTTTGGTAAGGAAACTGGCGACAATCATCCTTACCCTATTGTGCATATAACCGGTTGTATTGAGTTCCCTCATTCCGGCATCTACGATGGGATAACCTGTCTTGCCTTCGCACCATTTTTTGAAATCTTCCTCGCTTCTTCTCCAGGGGATGCGGTCATATTGGGGCTTAAAGGAATGATCCACTACCTGCGGGTTATGGTAGAGAATCATCATATAAAATTCCCTCCATATCAGTTCATTGAGGTAGGTTTCGTTGAGTTCTGCTGCCTCCAATGCAAGCTTTCGTACGCTAATAGTCCCAAACCTGAGGTGAATTCCGAGTCTGCTCGTACCATTAATAGCGGGGAAATTTCTGGTTTTATCGTATTGCTTAATCAGATTTCTATTGATTTCCAAAGGAGGAACCTGAATGCTGCTCGGTTGGAATCCCATTTCCTCAAGACTTGGAATGTGCTGTGGACTAATTGGGAAAAAGTGGTTTTTTGATTTTCCGATGCTGAGTACCTGAGGAGGATTTTTCCGGAATTTTTCCAGCCAAACCTTGCTATATGGGGTAAAGACTTTGTAAAAATCACCGCTGCCATTGACAATTTCATCTTTTTCAAAAATCACCTGATCCTTGAAGTCCAGGAACTGTATGTTTTTTCCCTGAAGGACTGCCTTTACTGCTTCATCCCTCTCCTTTGCATAGGGTTCATAATCTCTATTGGTATAGACATTTTCAATGTTGTATTCGTTTGTCAGGGAGCTCCAAACATCAAGA
This Cecembia calidifontis DNA region includes the following protein-coding sequences:
- a CDS encoding cryptochrome/photolyase family protein — encoded protein: MEKITIFWFRRDLRIEDNTGLYYALTQEKNVLPLFIFDRNILDKLEDRTDARVSFIHQQIHRIHEELKGFGSSILVKYGKPLDVWSSLTNEYNIENVYTNRDYEPYAKERDEAVKAVLQGKNIQFLDFKDQVIFEKDEIVNGSGDFYKVFTPYSKVWLEKFRKNPPQVLSIGKSKNHFFPISPQHIPSLEEMGFQPSSIQVPPLEINRNLIKQYDKTRNFPAINGTSRLGIHLRFGTISVRKLALEAAELNETYLNELIWREFYMMILYHNPQVVDHSFKPQYDRIPWRRSEEDFKKWCEGKTGYPIVDAGMRELNTTGYMHNRVRMIVASFLTKHLLIDWRWGEAYFAKKLLDFELSSNNGGWQWAAGTGTDAQPYFRVFNPDSQTEKFDKELKYIKKWVPEFGTPAYPKPMVDHKFARERAIETYKNALNS
- a CDS encoding Smr/MutS family protein, with product MNVGDRVRLLHGNEEGIITKISAGGRVEIEIEDGFRIPALKNEVVVISAVEAQHFGGEKPEAISQIGSKPQKTDSNEKSVFLAYIPLNDKELSIYLCNNADRDYLVIASELYGENRQTILAEMLPAKNSKKIGEKSIQQFEEWPPLLIQFFPIHKKIEKTQPSFERKLKFKASAFFKSKGTAPVLNKSGYVFKMSESTKEIDIQQLNEELNEHAVTPKQEFKKPPKEVDLHIEKLTNDHPFMSNSEMLRLQMETFEKNLNYAIASGMDEITFIHGIGNGVLRKEIHKYLSQLENIKYFQDTQKSRFGYGATLVRIS